A genomic segment from bacterium encodes:
- a CDS encoding trypsin-like peptidase domain-containing protein: MKKTIAVLSVICIAVTMAIAGPPSVKIGSIKPTSDQAKPVSDADRQLLDAAGFVGSTPRVMAKVAGMKSFTPSEGDGGTRQLSGASELFKKCAPSVVALVTPDGTSLGSGTLIDEQGTILTNWHVVEGQTEMHVLFYDPEFASWADVAVNDFERGDVIATDSHRDLALVKLRYPTKQPFVKLGKETDLAVAQDVFAIGHPHEQLWTFTYGVISAIRPKYDWSYGEGTQFKAQIIQTQTPINPGNSGGPLFNEKGNLIGVNSFGDSQGQGLNYAVHLEEFRSFIEDGKMGKFPVEPARQKPTATHASASGGAPSSGASGGGTASASVPDGGVPADANGDGKTDTWCYDTNGNGAYDMYFMDSNGDGTPDAIMTDVDENNVPEAIMADEDGNGTFEHWFIDKDGDGQYETEAWDDNGDMQPDR; this comes from the coding sequence GTGAAGAAGACGATTGCTGTCTTGTCGGTGATCTGCATCGCCGTGACCATGGCCATAGCCGGCCCGCCGTCAGTGAAGATCGGCTCAATCAAGCCAACCTCCGACCAAGCTAAACCAGTAAGTGATGCTGACCGTCAACTGCTTGATGCGGCGGGATTTGTCGGTTCAACTCCACGCGTCATGGCGAAGGTTGCCGGCATGAAGTCGTTTACCCCGTCTGAGGGCGACGGCGGCACTCGCCAACTCTCGGGCGCGAGCGAACTCTTTAAGAAGTGCGCTCCATCTGTCGTGGCTCTGGTCACCCCTGATGGGACTAGCCTTGGCTCCGGCACGCTTATTGATGAGCAGGGGACCATTCTCACCAACTGGCACGTGGTTGAAGGTCAGACTGAAATGCACGTTCTGTTCTACGATCCCGAATTTGCCAGCTGGGCGGATGTTGCGGTCAATGATTTTGAGCGCGGCGATGTCATTGCCACCGACAGCCATCGCGACCTCGCGCTGGTTAAACTCCGCTATCCGACCAAGCAGCCGTTCGTCAAGCTCGGGAAAGAGACTGATCTGGCTGTCGCACAGGATGTCTTTGCGATCGGTCACCCCCACGAACAGCTCTGGACATTCACCTACGGTGTGATCAGTGCGATCCGTCCGAAGTATGATTGGTCCTACGGCGAAGGGACGCAGTTCAAGGCCCAGATCATTCAGACTCAGACCCCGATCAACCCGGGCAATTCCGGCGGTCCGCTCTTCAATGAAAAGGGGAACCTGATCGGAGTTAATAGTTTTGGCGATTCTCAGGGTCAGGGCCTGAATTATGCCGTTCACCTCGAAGAATTCCGTTCCTTTATCGAAGATGGGAAGATGGGGAAATTCCCGGTTGAACCGGCACGCCAGAAACCGACTGCAACTCATGCCTCAGCCAGTGGCGGCGCTCCGTCTAGTGGCGCTTCCGGCGGAGGTACTGCTTCGGCCAGCGTTCCCGATGGCGGCGTTCCGGCTGATGCCAACGGCGACGGGAAGACCGATACATGGTGCTACGACACCAATGGCAACGGTGCCTATGATATGTATTTTATGGACAGCAACGGTGATGGAACCCCTGATGCCATCATGACCGACGTTGACGAGAATAACGTACCGGAAGCGATAATGGCCGACGAAGACGGCAACGGCACTTTTGAACATTGGTTCATTGACAAAGACGGCGACGGTCAGTATGAAACCGAAGCCTGGGACGATAACGGCGATATGCAACCTGATCGCTGA
- a CDS encoding VCBS repeat-containing protein has product MIMLSTVSRPFTFLLTLLLCSSLHAQTCGSKVDYATGAGAFSVFAADLDGDVDRDLVVANYTGTSISVLKNNGDGTFAAKVDYTAGTLPTSVQCADLDGDTDIDIVVTNLTSNTVSIFKNNGNGTFAAKVDYAGGAGPRSVFCTNVDGDADIDLVVANYTGSTVSVFRNNGDGTFAARSDYVTAGAPRVVFCADLDGDTDVDVALACSGASPSLSVLKNNGDGTLAAKTDYVGGTGVRGVYGADLDADTDIDLVVANYGISTAGVFRNNGDGTFAARTDYVTGNAPSSVYCTDLDADSDIDLVVGNYTGSSISLYKNNGDGTFAGKEDFAAGSGTMSVFCAPLNGDEMPDIVAANQNANTVSVFFNLLSCCSGTTGNMDKSVAESPDLSDLSLLIGFLSMTPRPPLPCISEANVNASMAQTPDLSDLSLLIAYLSVTPRPTLPDCP; this is encoded by the coding sequence ATGATCATGTTATCAACGGTATCTCGGCCCTTTACCTTCCTGCTGACACTTCTCCTCTGCAGCAGCCTTCACGCTCAGACCTGCGGTTCCAAAGTAGACTATGCAACTGGTGCAGGAGCATTCTCTGTGTTCGCTGCCGACCTCGATGGCGACGTAGATAGAGACCTCGTCGTTGCCAACTACACCGGGACCAGTATCTCGGTCCTGAAAAACAATGGCGATGGCACATTCGCAGCCAAAGTCGACTACACCGCGGGAACATTGCCAACCTCGGTACAGTGCGCTGACCTTGATGGAGATACGGATATCGATATTGTTGTCACCAACCTAACCAGCAATACCGTCTCCATATTCAAGAACAATGGAAATGGGACTTTCGCCGCCAAGGTTGACTACGCCGGTGGCGCAGGACCTCGATCAGTCTTCTGCACCAATGTCGATGGTGATGCGGATATCGATCTGGTTGTAGCGAACTATACCGGCTCCACAGTGTCCGTATTCAGGAACAACGGGGATGGAACGTTTGCCGCAAGATCCGACTATGTCACTGCTGGCGCTCCCCGCGTTGTTTTTTGCGCTGATCTTGACGGCGATACGGATGTTGATGTTGCCCTGGCCTGTAGCGGCGCCAGTCCTTCGCTGTCCGTTCTCAAAAACAACGGCGATGGTACGCTTGCGGCCAAAACTGACTACGTTGGCGGCACCGGAGTCCGCGGAGTATACGGTGCCGATCTGGACGCTGATACTGACATCGACCTGGTGGTTGCCAACTATGGTATCAGCACGGCAGGCGTATTCAGAAACAATGGTGATGGTACCTTTGCGGCCCGTACAGATTACGTCACTGGCAACGCACCAAGTTCTGTCTACTGCACTGATCTGGACGCCGACTCCGATATCGACCTGGTGGTGGGAAACTACACCGGCAGCAGCATTTCGCTGTACAAAAACAACGGTGACGGAACGTTTGCAGGAAAAGAAGATTTCGCTGCGGGGAGCGGGACTATGTCCGTCTTCTGTGCACCATTGAACGGGGACGAGATGCCCGATATCGTTGCGGCAAATCAGAACGCAAACACAGTCTCGGTCTTTTTTAACCTGCTAAGTTGCTGTTCCGGAACGACTGGAAACATGGACAAGAGCGTAGCGGAGTCTCCTGACCTCTCCGATCTTTCGCTCTTGATCGGTTTTTTGTCAATGACCCCAAGACCGCCTCTACCGTGCATTTCTGAAGCGAATGTGAACGCATCAATGGCGCAGACGCCGGACTTGTCAGATCTGTCACTCCTGATCGCATACTTGAGTGTCACGCCTCGGCCAACACTTCCGGATTGTCCGTGA
- a CDS encoding tetratricopeptide repeat protein codes for MTFATSSADDSIFSTADSLVRAGETERALSLLSSKATEIETLSGPNDTTLIELYRRQGLILLNASRAEEAEPFVVKALEMTKRLDPANGYRLVSLTMDNAVVLHSLQRWEEAARFDSIALALHRTLSLPADSLAYYARTNFVMLYLDMADSLSALPFAIEATNVLDSIPTSADSMIARITNTVADLLYAVNELSLAGKSYLHAERFFTAALGESSTWSVVELYAAANAYRWAEEFPLAESLYKRALAQSRPLKASDSSFYAAISDGLGELFSALQHYDSAATYYQLALDWYRALNDTTTNSLAGTLENLAGVYYSGDRDTEAIPLLKEAIAYRERYFPGDELSLIGFDYNRIANVIYEQQSAELAIPVYQTALSYYERAGDTLGGIYLTILNNLASAQSSVDPISAESTYVKLLPLFELYSVDTTTIANCYNSYGLVLFNQSRYADAEGPFLQALTYFELIRPSSSENHVYWHNLANAIGKQGRLGESDSLYAVSYQRLEAAVPVDTASLAGILIAQGTARSELGLAADAEKFYAGAYELYTATGKRGAAGATEAAWRRVFEVIELEEFDRADSLARSAFDDIYAIAPHDTVLQIDLIETHASAIIRQGRYDSAGFRYNEAILLLRNRTPIDSARIATDLGLAGWCQLLAGNYTDASELLHSAYDQYREILLTHGADSATSRNLAEICTNLGKLHGEMAEYETANEYFREALAIADSALLPGNPEVVGWQIKYIDFLSSQDRYVEFGELLNQVIATAYEYYGPEDRTTLDVLTRKAMLDILTGKVAAGKAMIRRVVEVRRRINALNDNEHADVMILLALGHRGAGNYVEAEQLLKRVIVMREGSEYFDAATLSKAQSILGDLYMSQWKLTAAESLYTALLTQERELWSEIPRLGNAQLPGLAGIYALQGRFDLAQQAIDTFDLMCQEDSAALAWWRPGHTLALAGLEFQRGDFSKAAALYENLLNQLDSTLEENKQRIRTGKIYLARCRLQMRMYDLAEAVLPLIDSELTRSDLANSQQSFDHVNIQGHILRERGLLAQAASTYLKVITVVKDHEIQYAATYAEALIGLGEIHYERQEFHEADSLFSAASSFLYRYLGENHPLYAEALLGMARVQTMLARFPTATEYVDKAISAIRRNLGDGHPLLATAYDVQGSLFAQQARYVDAESSFARFSDILAALEGQQSFGDVIYRKRLAELAVARSNSADALIRYGDVIGPILAELGPHHPEVVSAFLQGAEVLLDMGLLSFVDTTLSYFDSLRGDELGQRIVTATGVQMVKGRLAMARGDFASAERLLRGALNKRMDAFGGNASSLGECYTVLGNLYAAQNRQDEVIHARQRALSIYRSVYGELHPLVAKSTFQLAEWHRDQGDYTKAEPLFREALQTFGHIYGSLHASTAATVHGLADLHLRQGHLDEAQTLYSEEYVLDSALFGLDHPTVAANFTALGDVSYRMGKLSEADTLYMAARVVYQRVVDSHTVAMVPALLGESRCALRMADWPRAIEASRMAFETAHQAFRRNALALSESDALVYSQQISQAAQMFLTAYMRAETVSEAWDSVAVDIILQVKGQVSEEVFNRHRALRTMQDSTIQALSQELREISLQRSRQVTSSQEDQGAQLQIDSLNLRADEIESELALRSSEFRGLLSGAEISAKSVSDRLPNDVCLVEYFSFADQFDQVDSTRGRYLAIVLRRNFPPRVVDLGGSAVIDEQVASYRRHMTKVSSSGYTLLPLDAIGYAARSRAVWESVWKPVEKLLTGSKTVMVAPDAALNLVSFSALKDSAETYLIEKYPIHYLSSGRDLLRAEAKPIVATGLFAMGDPDYSASPSARVKGEETATPITADSVASGARNIRSSCGTLADMKVAQLPSTRKEIEQIMSGWRSSRKEEIQPFFGPNATEDNIKKFSPGHRVVHIATHGFFLSGVCGDESDQARANESPLLQSGLLLAGANLHGDGADSAGIDDGILTAEEVVSLPLTGTQLVVLSACETGLGEVKAGEGVYGLRRAFLLAGAGTVISSLWPVPDKETASMMSQLYAAQDGAFPDLLRQIQLARIGEIKKSGGVDHPFSWGAFIILGKWK; via the coding sequence TTGACCTTTGCAACAAGCAGTGCTGATGACAGTATCTTCTCGACAGCCGATTCGCTTGTGCGGGCGGGTGAAACTGAACGTGCCCTCTCGCTTTTGTCGTCCAAGGCTACTGAGATTGAAACCCTATCCGGTCCGAATGATACCACGCTCATTGAATTATATCGTCGGCAGGGATTGATCCTTCTGAATGCAAGTCGAGCGGAGGAGGCGGAACCGTTCGTTGTCAAAGCGCTTGAGATGACCAAACGGCTGGATCCCGCAAACGGATACCGACTGGTTAGTTTAACCATGGACAACGCTGTGGTCCTGCACAGTCTGCAGAGATGGGAGGAGGCCGCCAGATTTGATAGTATCGCCCTGGCACTACATCGAACTCTCTCCCTGCCGGCTGATTCATTGGCCTACTATGCCAGAACCAACTTCGTGATGCTCTATCTCGACATGGCGGATAGCCTTTCTGCGCTTCCATTTGCCATTGAGGCTACGAACGTGCTTGATTCGATCCCGACCTCCGCTGATTCGATGATCGCTCGCATTACCAACACCGTAGCGGACCTTCTCTATGCTGTTAATGAGTTGAGTCTGGCAGGCAAATCGTATCTTCATGCCGAGAGGTTTTTCACGGCCGCGCTGGGCGAATCCAGCACCTGGTCTGTTGTGGAGTTGTATGCTGCGGCCAATGCTTATAGATGGGCCGAAGAGTTTCCCCTGGCAGAATCGCTCTATAAGAGAGCATTGGCACAGTCCCGGCCCTTGAAAGCCAGTGATTCCTCATTTTATGCCGCCATTTCCGACGGGTTGGGCGAGTTGTTCTCGGCACTTCAACATTACGATAGTGCTGCCACCTACTATCAACTTGCCCTCGACTGGTACCGCGCTCTCAACGACACCACGACGAACTCGCTTGCGGGAACACTGGAGAATCTGGCCGGTGTATATTACTCCGGGGACCGAGATACCGAGGCGATCCCGCTGCTGAAAGAGGCGATTGCCTACCGTGAACGGTACTTTCCCGGAGACGAGCTCTCCCTCATCGGTTTCGACTACAATAGGATCGCCAATGTCATTTATGAGCAGCAGTCGGCTGAGTTGGCGATCCCAGTCTACCAAACGGCACTCAGTTATTATGAACGGGCCGGTGACACGCTCGGCGGAATCTACCTCACTATCCTGAACAACCTCGCTTCCGCTCAAAGTAGTGTCGACCCGATCAGCGCAGAATCGACCTACGTCAAATTGCTTCCTCTCTTTGAGCTGTATTCCGTTGATACGACAACAATAGCGAACTGCTACAACTCCTATGGATTGGTACTCTTCAATCAGTCTCGATATGCCGATGCGGAAGGCCCGTTCCTGCAGGCGCTCACGTACTTTGAATTGATCCGGCCGTCAAGCTCGGAGAATCACGTCTATTGGCACAATCTCGCAAATGCGATCGGGAAACAGGGACGTCTGGGTGAGTCCGACTCGTTATACGCGGTTTCATATCAGCGCCTTGAGGCTGCCGTTCCTGTTGATACTGCTTCCCTCGCGGGCATTCTGATCGCCCAGGGGACGGCGCGATCGGAACTCGGTCTTGCTGCCGATGCTGAGAAGTTCTACGCCGGGGCCTATGAATTATATACTGCGACGGGTAAGAGAGGGGCGGCGGGTGCGACCGAGGCAGCATGGCGGCGGGTGTTTGAGGTGATTGAGCTGGAAGAGTTTGATCGGGCTGATTCTCTCGCTCGGTCTGCTTTTGACGACATTTACGCGATCGCACCGCATGATACCGTTCTCCAGATCGATCTGATCGAGACTCATGCCAGCGCGATCATCCGCCAGGGGAGATATGATAGCGCGGGATTCAGATACAATGAAGCGATTCTGCTTCTTCGGAATCGCACCCCAATTGACTCAGCCCGAATCGCCACAGATCTTGGATTGGCTGGCTGGTGTCAACTGCTGGCGGGCAACTACACTGACGCTTCAGAATTGCTGCACAGCGCCTACGATCAGTATCGAGAAATTCTCCTGACTCATGGAGCTGACTCGGCGACCTCGCGAAATCTCGCCGAAATCTGTACCAACCTGGGGAAACTGCATGGAGAGATGGCGGAGTATGAAACTGCCAATGAATACTTTCGGGAGGCACTGGCAATCGCAGATTCAGCGCTCCTTCCCGGTAATCCTGAGGTAGTTGGCTGGCAGATCAAGTACATAGATTTTCTCAGTAGCCAGGATCGATATGTTGAGTTTGGGGAGTTACTCAATCAAGTCATTGCAACGGCATACGAGTATTATGGTCCCGAGGACAGGACCACTCTGGATGTTCTAACCCGGAAGGCCATGTTGGATATCCTGACCGGCAAAGTCGCCGCTGGTAAAGCGATGATACGGAGAGTAGTGGAGGTGCGACGCCGCATCAATGCCCTGAATGACAACGAGCATGCCGATGTGATGATCCTCCTGGCGCTGGGCCATCGAGGCGCAGGGAATTACGTCGAAGCCGAGCAGTTATTGAAGCGAGTCATCGTGATGCGGGAGGGTTCGGAGTATTTTGACGCGGCGACTCTCAGCAAGGCCCAGTCAATTCTTGGCGACCTTTATATGTCGCAATGGAAATTGACTGCCGCGGAATCTTTGTACACGGCCCTACTGACGCAAGAACGTGAGCTCTGGTCAGAAATACCTCGTCTGGGGAACGCCCAGCTTCCAGGACTTGCAGGCATTTATGCTTTGCAGGGACGGTTCGATCTGGCACAACAGGCCATCGATACGTTTGACCTGATGTGTCAGGAAGACTCGGCGGCGCTTGCCTGGTGGCGACCGGGACATACGCTGGCGCTGGCGGGATTGGAGTTTCAACGGGGCGATTTCAGCAAAGCGGCAGCTCTATATGAGAACCTACTGAATCAGCTTGATTCGACTCTGGAAGAAAACAAGCAACGGATAAGAACGGGAAAGATATACCTTGCCCGTTGTCGTTTGCAAATGCGGATGTATGATCTAGCCGAAGCAGTCCTCCCGCTGATTGACTCCGAGTTGACGCGGAGTGACCTTGCCAATTCACAGCAGTCATTTGACCATGTTAACATTCAGGGACATATTCTTCGGGAACGTGGGTTGCTCGCTCAGGCGGCATCCACTTATCTGAAAGTAATCACCGTCGTCAAGGATCATGAGATCCAGTATGCCGCGACCTATGCGGAAGCACTGATCGGGCTGGGCGAGATCCACTATGAACGACAGGAGTTTCATGAAGCGGACAGCCTCTTTTCTGCCGCTTCTTCGTTCCTCTATCGATATCTAGGTGAGAACCATCCACTCTATGCCGAGGCGCTCCTGGGAATGGCCAGAGTGCAGACCATGTTGGCCCGCTTCCCGACAGCAACAGAATATGTCGACAAGGCAATTTCGGCCATTCGACGCAACCTTGGGGACGGGCATCCGTTGCTGGCGACTGCATACGATGTGCAGGGGTCGCTATTTGCCCAGCAAGCCAGATATGTTGACGCGGAGTCCTCGTTTGCCCGATTCAGTGACATCCTCGCCGCACTCGAAGGGCAGCAGTCCTTTGGCGACGTGATCTATAGAAAGCGGCTGGCGGAGCTGGCGGTGGCGCGGTCGAACTCGGCGGATGCGTTAATCCGATACGGAGACGTCATTGGTCCGATATTGGCTGAGCTTGGTCCGCATCATCCGGAAGTGGTGTCTGCATTTCTGCAGGGAGCCGAGGTCCTGCTGGATATGGGGCTCCTTTCCTTTGTGGATACGACGCTCAGCTACTTTGATTCACTTCGCGGAGATGAGCTTGGTCAGCGGATAGTCACCGCGACCGGCGTCCAGATGGTCAAAGGACGATTGGCGATGGCACGCGGTGATTTTGCGTCCGCTGAACGGCTGCTTCGAGGAGCACTCAATAAGCGGATGGACGCTTTTGGCGGCAACGCATCGTCACTGGGTGAGTGCTACACAGTTTTGGGGAATCTCTATGCAGCGCAAAACCGTCAGGACGAGGTGATTCATGCGAGGCAGCGTGCACTCTCCATTTACCGGTCGGTGTATGGCGAACTGCATCCGCTCGTGGCCAAGAGCACCTTTCAGTTGGCCGAGTGGCATCGTGATCAGGGTGATTACACAAAGGCAGAGCCGCTGTTCCGGGAGGCGCTGCAAACGTTTGGACACATCTATGGATCATTACATGCCAGCACTGCTGCGACAGTTCACGGCCTGGCAGATCTGCATTTGCGCCAAGGACACCTTGATGAGGCGCAGACGCTGTACAGCGAAGAATACGTCTTGGACTCGGCCCTTTTTGGGTTGGACCATCCTACAGTCGCTGCCAATTTTACCGCCCTCGGCGATGTCAGTTACCGCATGGGGAAGCTCTCCGAGGCAGATACTTTGTATATGGCTGCCCGGGTGGTCTATCAGCGCGTCGTTGACAGTCACACCGTCGCCATGGTCCCGGCTCTGCTTGGGGAGAGTCGATGTGCATTGCGGATGGCAGATTGGCCACGCGCGATAGAAGCGAGTCGAATGGCGTTTGAGACAGCGCATCAGGCGTTTCGCCGAAATGCACTGGCCCTTTCCGAGTCTGATGCCCTGGTCTATTCGCAACAGATATCACAGGCGGCGCAGATGTTTCTTACCGCCTACATGCGGGCCGAGACGGTCTCCGAAGCGTGGGATTCTGTGGCGGTAGATATTATTCTTCAGGTAAAGGGGCAGGTGTCGGAAGAGGTTTTCAATCGACATCGGGCCTTGCGCACAATGCAGGATTCCACCATCCAGGCACTGAGCCAGGAACTGAGAGAGATCTCGCTGCAACGGTCTCGTCAGGTGACGTCTAGCCAGGAAGACCAGGGCGCCCAGCTTCAGATCGATTCGCTTAACCTTCGGGCCGATGAAATTGAATCCGAACTTGCTCTGAGGAGTTCTGAGTTTCGAGGGCTCCTTTCCGGCGCAGAGATCTCGGCGAAGTCAGTCAGTGATCGCTTGCCGAACGATGTCTGCTTGGTTGAGTACTTCAGTTTTGCGGACCAGTTCGATCAGGTTGATTCGACTCGCGGACGTTACCTGGCAATCGTCCTTCGACGCAATTTTCCTCCACGAGTTGTCGACCTTGGCGGCTCCGCGGTCATCGATGAACAGGTAGCATCGTATCGCCGCCATATGACCAAGGTTTCGTCGTCCGGATATACGCTTTTGCCGCTTGACGCGATCGGGTATGCTGCGCGAAGTCGCGCCGTCTGGGAATCCGTCTGGAAACCGGTGGAGAAGCTGCTGACAGGATCCAAGACGGTGATGGTGGCGCCTGATGCCGCCCTGAATCTCGTATCCTTTTCGGCGCTGAAAGATAGCGCAGAAACCTATCTCATTGAGAAGTACCCCATTCATTATCTCTCTTCCGGACGTGATCTGCTGCGAGCCGAGGCAAAACCGATTGTGGCCACGGGGTTATTCGCGATGGGGGACCCAGATTACAGTGCCTCTCCCTCAGCGCGCGTAAAAGGCGAAGAAACTGCGACTCCTATAACGGCAGATTCCGTTGCTTCGGGTGCGCGCAATATCCGCTCTAGTTGTGGCACCCTGGCCGATATGAAGGTGGCGCAACTTCCATCGACACGAAAAGAGATCGAGCAGATCATGTCCGGTTGGCGCTCGAGCCGAAAAGAAGAGATTCAGCCGTTCTTTGGACCAAACGCGACGGAAGATAACATCAAAAAGTTCTCGCCCGGACATCGGGTGGTGCATATCGCCACCCATGGGTTCTTCCTGAGTGGCGTCTGCGGCGACGAAAGTGATCAGGCTCGCGCTAACGAAAGTCCGTTGCTGCAATCAGGACTTCTCCTTGCAGGAGCCAATCTGCATGGAGATGGCGCGGATAGTGCGGGGATCGATGACGGTATTCTGACTGCCGAGGAAGTGGTCAGTCTCCCCTTGACCGGAACTCAATTGGTTGTCCTATCAGCTTGCGAGACGGGTCTGGGCGAAGTAAAGGCAGGCGAAGGTGTGTACGGTCTGCGTCGTGCGTTCTTGTTGGCTGGCGCAGGTACTGTGATCAGCAGTCTCTGGCCAGTCCCTGATAAAGAGACGGCCAGCATGATGAGCCAATTATATGCCGCCCAAGATGGCGCATTCCCGGATCTATTGCGTCAGATCCAGCTCGCACGAATTGGGGAGATCAAAAAGTCAGGCGGCGTAGATCATCCCTTCAGTTGGGGAGCATTTATCATTCTGGGGAAGTGGAAGTAA
- a CDS encoding insulinase family protein — protein MIRKPVILTVLALLIGVVSAHASFQLNVTEHKLDNGLTILMMENHTAPVISYYTIYKVGSRNERRENSGVSHFFEHMMFNGAKKYGPKMFDQALESKGGNNNAYTSQNITAYYEDFPVEALELVLDLESDRMANLALLEEQVKSEAGVVSEERLVSSDNDNLGIMDEEMWATAFMAHSYEAPVIGWMGSIKNFNRADALEYFQTYYAPNNAVVAIVGDFDTQKTLALVKQYLGGLQSGPPPPVVPRYEPEQRGAKRVFLEREAEHEHIMRGYHIGDKDSPDLYPLEVIQFVLTTGESCRMNQTLVNDLQVALDQYGGFEWGFDPSLFYFYVAVTPGVKYQVAETAFDSVLADLTVNGPTAEELQKAKNSLTANFYKGYQTNNGTAHELARYKTLYGDWKALYSYVDRINAVTIEQVKEVMARYFIVKNSTTVTLVPEGGNQ, from the coding sequence GTGATCAGAAAACCAGTCATACTGACTGTGCTGGCGTTGCTAATCGGGGTTGTTTCCGCCCATGCGAGTTTTCAACTCAATGTCACCGAGCACAAACTCGACAACGGCCTGACCATCCTGATGATGGAGAACCACACTGCGCCGGTCATTTCCTACTACACCATTTACAAGGTTGGCTCGCGCAATGAACGACGGGAAAATTCCGGCGTCAGTCATTTCTTCGAGCATATGATGTTCAATGGCGCCAAGAAATACGGCCCCAAGATGTTCGACCAGGCACTGGAATCCAAAGGTGGAAACAACAACGCTTACACCAGTCAGAATATCACGGCCTACTATGAGGATTTCCCGGTCGAAGCGCTGGAACTGGTGCTGGATCTCGAATCCGATCGCATGGCCAACTTGGCGCTACTGGAGGAACAGGTGAAGTCCGAGGCCGGGGTCGTTTCCGAAGAGCGGCTGGTCAGCTCCGACAATGACAATCTCGGCATTATGGACGAAGAAATGTGGGCCACCGCCTTCATGGCCCATTCGTACGAAGCTCCGGTGATCGGTTGGATGGGGTCAATCAAGAACTTCAACCGAGCCGATGCTCTGGAGTATTTCCAAACGTATTATGCACCCAACAATGCAGTAGTGGCGATCGTCGGCGACTTTGATACCCAGAAGACGTTGGCGCTGGTAAAGCAGTATCTTGGCGGTCTGCAGAGCGGCCCGCCGCCGCCAGTCGTTCCGCGATATGAGCCGGAACAGCGCGGGGCCAAACGAGTATTTCTCGAGCGCGAAGCCGAGCATGAACATATCATGCGTGGCTACCATATCGGGGATAAGGACAGCCCGGACCTGTATCCGCTTGAGGTCATCCAGTTTGTTCTGACCACCGGTGAATCCTGCCGAATGAACCAGACGCTGGTTAACGATCTGCAGGTGGCCCTTGACCAATATGGCGGGTTCGAATGGGGATTTGATCCATCGCTATTCTACTTTTATGTCGCGGTAACCCCCGGTGTGAAGTACCAGGTAGCCGAGACTGCTTTCGATTCAGTTCTCGCAGATTTGACTGTCAACGGCCCGACCGCCGAGGAGTTGCAGAAGGCCAAAAACAGCCTGACGGCCAACTTCTACAAGGGCTACCAGACCAACAACGGCACAGCTCACGAGTTGGCCAGATACAAAACGCTTTACGGCGACTGGAAAGCACTCTACTCGTACGTCGATCGCATCAACGCGGTCACGATCGAGCAGGTCAAAGAGGTGATGGCACGGTATTTCATCGTGAAAAATTCCACGACCGTGACGCTCGTTCCGGAAGGAGGCAACCAGTGA